A genome region from Edaphobacter bradus includes the following:
- a CDS encoding tyrosine-type recombinase/integrase: protein MHQTSEFSELAERFLAMLANERGASEHTVRAYAREVRNFAGYLEETLGKGGSIRAVEHLHIRAYLGLLYERGLTKASAARALAAVRSWFKWLAKDGKVPQNPALLVSTPKLPKHLPRVPSVEEVNRVLDSLEGPAGREKKSGGAKTEGHEAEVAAWPERDRVIFELLYGCGIRNSELVGLDVGSVKWGDDAILVRGKGKKERLVPLGDEAAAALRDYLSQREAKLMAAGKGVMVHEGPLLTNLRLRGDCRLTTRSVGRIVKAIALSRGLAADVHPHTLRHAFGTHMLEEGADLRAIQEMLGHERLSTTQRYTQLTVGQVQKVYDETHPRAK, encoded by the coding sequence ATGCACCAGACGAGTGAGTTTTCCGAATTGGCGGAGAGGTTTCTCGCGATGCTTGCGAATGAGCGCGGAGCGTCGGAGCATACGGTGCGGGCGTACGCGCGTGAGGTGCGGAACTTTGCTGGCTATCTGGAGGAGACGCTGGGGAAGGGTGGGTCGATCCGTGCGGTCGAGCATTTGCATATTCGCGCTTATCTTGGGCTCCTGTATGAGCGGGGCTTGACGAAGGCGAGTGCGGCTCGGGCGCTGGCGGCGGTGAGGAGCTGGTTCAAGTGGCTGGCGAAGGATGGGAAGGTCCCGCAGAATCCGGCGCTGCTGGTGAGCACGCCTAAGTTGCCGAAGCATCTGCCTCGGGTGCCGAGTGTGGAGGAGGTGAATCGCGTGCTCGATTCGCTGGAGGGGCCAGCGGGAAGGGAGAAGAAGAGCGGAGGCGCGAAGACCGAAGGCCACGAGGCTGAAGTGGCCGCGTGGCCGGAGCGGGATCGCGTGATCTTCGAGCTGCTTTATGGATGCGGGATTCGGAACTCAGAGCTGGTTGGGCTGGATGTAGGGAGCGTGAAGTGGGGCGATGACGCGATTCTGGTGAGAGGCAAAGGGAAAAAAGAGCGTCTGGTGCCGCTAGGGGATGAGGCTGCGGCTGCGCTGAGAGATTATCTGTCGCAGCGCGAAGCGAAGCTGATGGCGGCGGGCAAGGGAGTGATGGTGCATGAGGGGCCGCTGCTGACGAACCTGCGGCTGCGTGGCGATTGCCGGCTGACGACGCGGAGCGTGGGGAGAATTGTGAAGGCGATTGCGCTGAGTCGTGGACTGGCGGCGGATGTGCATCCGCATACGTTGCGGCATGCGTTTGGGACGCACATGTTGGAGGAGGGAGCGGACCTACGGGCGATCCAGGAGATGCTGGGGCACGAGCGGCTTTCTACGACGCAGCGGTATACGCAATTGACGGTGGGTCAGGTGCAGAAGGTGTACGACGAGACGCATCCGAGAGCGAAGTGA
- a CDS encoding site-specific tyrosine recombinase, with the protein MQQESQTTGNVRVVREYVTYLRVEKGLRPASCEAYQRDLEQFAEHVEGRDGLLVGATQQDVSGFMEGLRGHGVESRSIARKLSCLRGFYRWLLMDKKIDRDPTVNIESPASWKVLPKSLAEGEVGEMLERTGVAARSADADGLALRDHAILELLYGGGLRVGEICALREEDVHLDVARVQVRGKGDKERIVPLGRSAVESLERYLKMGRPELLLKAGRSGALFLSVRGKPLTRQWVWEMVRSTNRHASPHKLRHSCATHMVEHGADLRSVQVLLGHADIATTQVYTHVALGRLKQVHRMHHPRGKKAGKSA; encoded by the coding sequence ATGCAGCAGGAGTCACAGACTACGGGGAATGTGCGGGTTGTGCGGGAGTATGTGACTTATCTGCGAGTGGAGAAGGGTTTGAGGCCGGCGAGTTGTGAGGCGTATCAGCGGGATTTAGAGCAGTTTGCCGAGCATGTTGAGGGGCGCGATGGGTTGCTGGTTGGGGCTACTCAGCAGGATGTGAGTGGGTTTATGGAGGGGTTGCGCGGGCATGGGGTCGAGTCACGATCGATTGCGCGGAAGCTTAGCTGTTTGCGTGGGTTTTATCGCTGGCTTCTGATGGATAAGAAGATCGACCGCGATCCTACGGTGAATATCGAGAGTCCGGCGAGCTGGAAGGTGTTGCCGAAGAGCCTGGCCGAGGGCGAGGTCGGCGAGATGCTGGAGAGGACGGGCGTCGCGGCGCGAAGTGCGGATGCGGACGGGCTGGCGTTGCGAGATCACGCGATTCTGGAGCTGCTATATGGCGGCGGACTGCGGGTGGGAGAGATCTGCGCGCTACGCGAGGAGGATGTTCACCTGGATGTAGCGCGGGTGCAGGTGAGGGGCAAGGGCGACAAGGAGAGGATAGTTCCGCTGGGACGCAGCGCGGTCGAGTCGCTGGAGCGGTATCTGAAGATGGGGCGGCCTGAGTTGCTGCTGAAAGCCGGGAGATCTGGCGCGCTGTTTCTTTCGGTGCGGGGAAAGCCGCTGACGCGGCAGTGGGTGTGGGAGATGGTTCGGTCGACGAATCGTCATGCGAGCCCGCATAAGCTGCGGCATAGCTGCGCGACGCACATGGTGGAGCATGGAGCGGACCTGAGAAGCGTGCAGGTGTTACTGGGGCATGCGGACATTGCGACGACGCAGGTCTACACGCACGTGGCGCTAGGGCGGTTGAAGCAGGTGCATCGGATGCATCATCCGCGAGGGAAGAAGGCAGGGAAGAGCGCCTAG
- a CDS encoding POTRA domain-containing protein, with product MRLLKVFLPSTLLSLLFCSTILSAQSIVLPKSISFSGDPTYSQTELLTFTGLKPGASSTIAEVQAAAQKLNDTGLFSDIHFESNAHGLVFSLKPMPNMLPARFTNFVWWTPDELNTALKFRVPLYEGSIPQAGNMQDTVCAALKAMLAEKGVTATVVALASSDQPNSPPTAVSFAIDSPEIHVRTLTFASASPAMQTKFEKVVKDATSQPYDQFATNSAIDSQVRNIYRNEGYLDAVITTITHSAPQISNDAINLDLTATINEGEPYRISQLTWPGSEIVSTDDLNKKSKLHPEELASEIALKQTLQILYRAYYAKGFQDAKVQASSTKDAATHHVAYTIRVIPGEQYRLHAINVVGLTDQQRKDFDAAWPHRPATQRLRRRLAHEPRRLLRRRLPSILPYEKQRHPVSTRLLRHLQSLL from the coding sequence ATGCGCCTCTTGAAAGTCTTTCTGCCCTCAACTCTTCTCTCGTTGCTCTTTTGCTCAACCATCCTCTCCGCACAATCCATCGTCCTGCCAAAATCGATCTCCTTCTCTGGTGATCCCACCTACTCTCAAACCGAGTTGCTCACCTTCACAGGCCTCAAACCCGGAGCCAGCTCAACCATCGCCGAGGTCCAGGCAGCTGCACAGAAACTCAACGACACCGGCCTCTTCAGCGACATCCACTTCGAATCCAACGCGCACGGCCTCGTCTTCTCGCTCAAACCGATGCCAAACATGCTGCCCGCCCGCTTTACCAACTTTGTTTGGTGGACGCCCGATGAGCTCAACACCGCTCTCAAATTCCGTGTCCCGCTGTACGAGGGCTCCATCCCGCAAGCAGGCAACATGCAGGACACTGTCTGCGCCGCACTCAAAGCAATGCTCGCCGAAAAAGGCGTCACAGCAACAGTAGTCGCCCTGGCTAGCTCCGACCAACCCAACTCCCCACCCACAGCGGTGTCGTTCGCCATCGACTCGCCCGAAATCCACGTCCGCACCCTCACCTTCGCGTCCGCGTCACCAGCTATGCAGACGAAGTTCGAAAAGGTCGTCAAAGACGCCACCAGCCAGCCCTACGACCAGTTCGCCACAAACAGCGCTATCGACTCGCAAGTCCGCAATATCTATCGCAACGAAGGCTACCTAGACGCCGTCATCACCACCATCACCCACTCTGCGCCTCAAATTTCAAACGACGCCATCAACCTCGACCTCACCGCGACCATCAACGAAGGAGAGCCCTACCGCATCTCGCAGCTCACATGGCCTGGCTCAGAGATCGTCAGCACAGACGACTTAAACAAAAAATCCAAGCTTCACCCCGAAGAGCTCGCCTCCGAAATCGCCCTTAAGCAAACCCTCCAGATTCTTTACCGCGCCTACTACGCCAAGGGCTTCCAGGACGCGAAGGTCCAGGCATCGTCAACAAAAGACGCCGCCACCCACCACGTCGCCTACACCATCCGCGTCATTCCCGGCGAGCAGTACCGTCTCCACGCCATCAACGTCGTCGGCCTCACCGACCAGCAACGCAAAGACTTCGACGCCGCCTGGCCTCACCGACCAGCAACGCAAAGACTTCGACGCCGCCTGGCACATGAACCCCGGCGACTTCTACGACGTCGACTACCTTCAATCCTTCCTTATGAAAAACAACGCCATCCAGTCTCTACGCGGCTACTCCGCCACTTACAAAGCCTCCTCTGA
- the ffh gene encoding signal recognition particle protein has translation MFENLSEKLQRSFKNLRGQGTITEENISDALREIRLALLESDVNLAVVNELVEHIRTRAMGTQVTTALSPSEQIVKIVHDELVNVLGRDTARFQKASQPPSVILMAGLQGSGKTTTSGKLAQWLKKAGHRPMLVSVDVYRPAAREQLAIVARSINANLYEGKITEADPGSDAVLRLSKEAKREAANFGCDMLIVDTAGRNHIDAELMDEMAALKKLLSPSEILFVADAMTGQDAVNSAKAFNDRLAITGAILTKMDGDARGGAALSIRHVTGAPIKFLGTGEKPDAFEPFHPDRIVSRIMGHGDIATLLERAEERLDRGKAEQFAKKALSGDGFSLEDFRDQLRQIKKMGSMKSILKMLPSVGPFAGMSQAIDNVDEGQFTRVESIINSMTKKERADHEIINGSRRKRIAHGSGTTVQEVNNLLRQYAQMRKMFKTMGSGGGIKAQQRLMSQMQGRPKFGR, from the coding sequence ATGTTCGAGAATCTCTCCGAAAAACTCCAGCGCTCCTTTAAGAACCTCCGCGGCCAGGGCACCATCACCGAGGAGAACATCTCCGACGCTCTGCGCGAGATCCGCCTCGCCCTCCTCGAATCCGACGTGAACCTCGCCGTCGTCAACGAGCTCGTCGAGCACATCCGCACCCGCGCCATGGGAACCCAGGTGACAACCGCGTTGTCACCCTCAGAGCAGATCGTCAAGATCGTCCACGACGAGCTCGTCAACGTCCTCGGCCGCGACACCGCCCGCTTCCAAAAAGCCTCGCAGCCCCCGTCGGTCATCCTCATGGCCGGCCTCCAGGGCTCCGGCAAAACGACCACCTCCGGCAAGCTAGCCCAGTGGCTCAAGAAGGCCGGCCACCGCCCCATGCTCGTCTCGGTGGACGTCTACCGCCCCGCCGCGCGCGAACAGCTCGCCATCGTCGCGCGCTCCATCAACGCCAATCTCTACGAAGGCAAGATCACCGAAGCCGACCCCGGCAGCGACGCCGTCCTCCGCCTCTCCAAGGAAGCAAAGCGCGAGGCCGCCAACTTCGGCTGCGACATGCTCATCGTCGACACCGCCGGCCGCAACCACATCGACGCCGAGCTCATGGACGAGATGGCCGCCCTCAAAAAGCTCCTCTCCCCCTCCGAGATCCTCTTCGTCGCCGACGCCATGACCGGCCAGGACGCCGTCAACTCCGCCAAGGCCTTCAACGACCGCCTCGCCATCACCGGAGCCATCCTCACCAAGATGGACGGCGACGCCCGCGGCGGCGCTGCCCTCTCCATCCGCCACGTCACCGGAGCCCCCATCAAGTTCCTCGGAACCGGCGAAAAGCCCGACGCCTTCGAGCCCTTCCACCCCGACCGCATCGTCTCCCGCATCATGGGCCACGGCGACATCGCCACCCTCCTCGAGCGCGCCGAAGAGCGCCTTGACCGCGGCAAAGCCGAGCAGTTCGCCAAAAAGGCCCTCTCCGGCGACGGCTTCTCCCTCGAAGACTTCCGCGACCAGCTCCGTCAGATCAAAAAGATGGGCTCCATGAAGTCCATCCTCAAGATGCTCCCCTCCGTCGGCCCATTCGCTGGCATGTCGCAGGCCATCGACAACGTCGACGAGGGCCAGTTCACCCGCGTCGAATCCATCATCAACTCGATGACCAAAAAGGAGCGCGCCGACCACGAGATCATCAACGGCAGCCGCCGCAAGCGCATAGCCCACGGCTCAGGAACCACGGTGCAGGAAGTCAACAACCTCCTCCGCCAG